In Spirochaetota bacterium, the DNA window GTATAGGTTTTCCTATACCAGGTTTTTTCGCTATACTCGCGGGTCTTACCGAATTCATAGGTGGAATGTTCTTAATAGTTGGTTTTCTCACTAGAATAAGTGCTGGATTTTTATCTTTCGTGGTTATTGTTGCTATATACTTTCATATAAGAACTTCTACAAACTTTGAACTGCCTCTTATTTACCTAGGTATGTTCTTATCACTAATATTTTCAGGAGCAGGTAAATTCTCTATTGATAGTTATATGTTGAAGAGAAGGTAATGAGATACCTAAAAGTGTTCTTCATACTAACAATACTATCCTCACATTCTCTGTTATTTGGTGTATATACCAAAAAAGTGGAAATAAAGTTTTCCTTAAATAACGCTAATGATTTTACATTTGTTAGCAACATATCGTTCCTACAAAGAGGTGCAACATTAAGTTTGGACTTAAAAGGAATATTTACAGGAACTGAAAGTTTTGTGAGTTGGATTGAAGGGTCGGAACCTAACTATGTTTTTTTAACCGTTAACCCAAACAATGTTTATTCATACAACGGGAGCAGAGTTGAGAATATAGGTTCTGTTCCTAACCACTCAATAGTTACTAAAATCAGAGTTATTGATAGTTTTGTATATATTCTTACTGGTGAAAGGGGCGCTATATATATGCTAGAGTTTGTCAGGAATGAACCAATGTTTATACTTGAGGAAGGTTATGTATGGGATATATTCAAGATAAAAAATAAGTATTTTATAATAACTGGTAATCCTGCTAGAGTATATGAGATACAAAAGAATACCTTAAGAAAAGTTTTTGAGAGTTATAATGATAAACATTTTTTAGTCGCACTTCCTTACGGAGATGGGGTTTTCATAGGTTCAAGTGGAACTGGGACTATATATTACTTTGACGGTGTAAGTGTGAAACCTTTTGTATCACTCAGAGACTCTGAAATAACAGATATTAAAAAATATGGTGATGATCTTATTGTATCAACGTATAACATAACACCATCTCAGTCTCAGCAATCTTCACAGCAGGATAGCAAGGCTTCTACATCTTCTCCTCAAAGTGTCTTGAGAAATACGCAGGGTAATGTTTATAGAATAGACACAGAAACGAAAAGAGTAGAACTTCTTTTCAGTGAGTTAGGGATTACTTCTCTAGAGGTTGTAGGAGATAGGATTTTCTCAACGACCATAGATGGAAAGTTAATAGAATACTCAATACCGGAAGGACTGACAAAATACTCACTTTACAACAAGAACTTTCTCAAACTGTTTAGGTTTAAGGACACTATGTTTGTTTCCTCCGCAAATCCATCAGGCTTAGATGTTGTATTACTTTCTCAGAGTAATTTTTATGGCGTTTTAGAGACCAAAGAGATAGAAGTTGGGAATGTGTTAAGTTGGGGAAGACTTAAGTATGATGGTAATATACCAAAAGATGCTAAAATCGCTTTCTATTTGAAAGGTGGGAACACTCAAAAAGAAGATGATTCTTGGTCTGACTGGATTGAAGTTAAAGAATCTATAAATCTTGATAGGTTTCAGTATGTGAAGATTAGAGTAGAGATGTCTTCAAAAAACTACAAAGATTTACCAGTCTTGAGAAGTGTATCGTTGTTATACACTCCTAGAAACTCAAGACCTTCGGTATCGTCCTTTTCGGTATTCCACAAGGATGACAACATCAACTTTGAGTGGAAATCTAACGATCCTGACAATGATAAACTCAGTTTTGATATTTTTGCTAGAAACTTTAACGAAACTACTTGGCAGAAACTAAATAAAAACAGTGTATCCGATACTCGCTTTTCAGTGAATAAATATCTTCTCGGTAATGGTGTTTTTAGTTTTGCTTTGGTTTCAAGTGATGCTCCATCAAACCCAAAAGGATTGGAACTATCAACGACTAATTATGTGGATAACTTTGTTATTGACCTTGTGCCTCCACAACTAGACAGGCAAACCTTGAAGGTTAGTAAGTCTAACAGTTTAGTTATTGAGTTTAGAGTTTCAGATAACCAATCACTGAAGGAGGTCTTGTATTCTATTGATGGAGTTGAGTGGGAGTATATTTTACCAGTTGATAATGTTGTAGATAGTCCGTTTGAAAATTTCAAGATTGAGATACCGTCAAGAGATATTAGAGTTATACTAATAAGAATACAGGATGATTTTGGTAATACCACAACCGAAAGAATACAGGTCTAAAATCGTAAATCCTCTTAACTTGAGTATCTTCCTTGAAATTCCGTTTCTAAAGCGAATTTTCCTTCTCTTCAACTCTTATAAGGTTTCTCCTTATCAAGTTTTCAAAAAGAAAGTTTGAAATAAGGTTAAGTTCTCATACATATTTATCGTAGAAGAGGGTGTATGTATGGGTCTATTTCTACCAGAGAAGGTTGTTGAAGGTGCAAAAGAGATAAGAGGTCCTTTGATGATACTTGAGGATGTGCCAGATATTGGGTATGACGAGATTGCGGAGATAGAACTTGAGAGTGGAGAGGTTAGGCATGCTAAAGTTTTGAAGTCTGGGGATAGGGCTGTTACTCTTCAGGTATTTGAAGGAACTTTTGGAATAAACAAGGAGAAGGTTAAAGTCAGGTTTAAGGCAACACCATTGAGGATAGGTGTTTCAAGAAGAATGCTTGGAAGGATTTTCAACGGTGCAGGTCGTCCGATTGATGGATTTGCTGAGACGGATGCTGAAGATATTAGAGATGTAAATGGTTTGCCTATAAACCCATTTATGAGGCAGTATCCAAGGGATTTTGCCGAGACGGGTGTTTCTTCAATTGACCTTATGAACTCGTTGGTTAGAGGTCAGAAACTTCCTATATTTTCCGCTGCAGGACTTCCTCACAATGAGCTTGCGGCACAGATAGCATCTCAAGTAAAGATTAAAGGTGCTACTAAAGAAAACTTTGGTGTTGTCTTTGCTGCGATGGGAGTTAAGTATGACGATGCTTACTTCTTCAAGAAAGTGTTTGAAGAGACAGGAGCAATCAACAACACTGTTCTGTTCTTAAACCTAGCAAACGACCCACCAATTGAGAGGCTTATAACTCCAAGAGTTGCACTAACTGTAGCAGAGTTCCTAGCGTTTGAAAAGAACATGCATATAGTAGTGATACTTACCGATATGACAAACTATGCTGAAGCACTAAGAGAGATTGCAACTGCTCTTGGAGAAATTCCTGCTAGAAAAGGTTTTCCGGGATATATGTATAGCGACCTAGCAACTATATATGAAAGAGCAGGTAGAGTAAAGACTTCTGATGGTTCAATAACACAGATACCTATACTTTCAATGCCTAACGATGATATAACTCACCCGATACCAGACTTAACAGGCTACATAACAGAAGGACAGATCGTATTGTCAAGAGAACTACACAACAAAGGTATTTACCCACCTGTTGATGTCTTGCCATCATTATCAAGACTTATGAAGGAAGGTATAGGAGAGGGGAAAACTAGGGAGGATCACGCTAGCGTATCAAACCAGTTATACGCACTCTACGCAAGAGTTAAAGAAGTTAGGAATATCGCTTCAATCGTAGGTGAAGAGGAACTAGGTCCTAGAGAGAAACTTATTTTGAGGTTTGGTAATCTATTTGAGCAAAGGTTGGTAGGTCAGAAATTCACCGAGAGAAGGACGATAGAAGAGAGCCTTGAGATAGGTTGGGAACTCCTTTCAATGTTCCCACAGGAAGACTTGACTAACATAACCAAAGCAATTATACCTAAATACTACAAGGAGAATGTAAGAGAAAAAGCGAAGAAAGAGTTTGAATATTAATCTCAACTACAACTTTTGGTAGGATAAGTTGGAAATACAAGGTGGTGCCAAAACAAAATTAGGTTTCTGTTAGG includes these proteins:
- a CDS encoding DoxX family protein, which gives rise to MMFDLSVLILRLFTGLGIVLFHGWGKIQGIFRFLSGGEWKFVDTVASIGFPIPGFFAILAGLTEFIGGMFLIVGFLTRISAGFLSFVVIVAIYFHIRTSTNFELPLIYLGMFLSLIFSGAGKFSIDSYMLKRR
- a CDS encoding V-type ATP synthase subunit B is translated as MGLFLPEKVVEGAKEIRGPLMILEDVPDIGYDEIAEIELESGEVRHAKVLKSGDRAVTLQVFEGTFGINKEKVKVRFKATPLRIGVSRRMLGRIFNGAGRPIDGFAETDAEDIRDVNGLPINPFMRQYPRDFAETGVSSIDLMNSLVRGQKLPIFSAAGLPHNELAAQIASQVKIKGATKENFGVVFAAMGVKYDDAYFFKKVFEETGAINNTVLFLNLANDPPIERLITPRVALTVAEFLAFEKNMHIVVILTDMTNYAEALREIATALGEIPARKGFPGYMYSDLATIYERAGRVKTSDGSITQIPILSMPNDDITHPIPDLTGYITEGQIVLSRELHNKGIYPPVDVLPSLSRLMKEGIGEGKTREDHASVSNQLYALYARVKEVRNIASIVGEEELGPREKLILRFGNLFEQRLVGQKFTERRTIEESLEIGWELLSMFPQEDLTNITKAIIPKYYKENVREKAKKEFEY